From Gimesia panareensis, the proteins below share one genomic window:
- a CDS encoding PF20097 family protein: protein MICPKRNEEMEKGYLLDSSYGGARKAVWVRGNDLPTIKISAFPPAVEITGEQYQLDVYRCTACGLVETCATEQV, encoded by the coding sequence ATGATTTGCCCCAAACGTAATGAAGAAATGGAAAAGGGTTACCTGCTTGACTCTTCTTATGGCGGTGCGAGGAAGGCGGTCTGGGTCAGAGGGAACGACCTTCCCACGATTAAGATTTCCGCCTTTCCGCCCGCAGTCGAGATTACAGGCGAACAATACCAACTCGACGTTTACCGCTGCACTGCCTGTGGTCTGGTCGAGACCTGTGCCACTGAGCAGGTTTAG